The genomic stretch AAAGGCCAAAGGCACGAACACGCCGCTCCAAGTTTCTGGCTCTGGCGCCTGCTACTTAACATAAATTCACCAACAGTATCATTAATTTCTAAAAATTCATAATTCCGCACCCCTTAAGGCGGTAATAGTTTAATCAAAGGAGTCCGGCGTGGGCCGGACTCCTTTGGTTGGGAAATTGCATCATACGTTTTCCATTTTCCAGCTTCCGCTTTATACTACTCCCCAGCCTGTAGGGTCTACAGGCGTTGTAACCTTGGTTGGCTGGTTGCGGTGCCGCACCACTGAATTGACAGATATTCCAGGGATTCAGTAGGCTCAATACCCAACACTCTCAACGGAGGAAAAACCTTATGCCCTATACCCCTATCCTGGCCACGCTCGGCTACGTTATGTCGGCGGATGGCGCGGAGGTTTTACTGATTCATCGGAACAGCCGGGCGGGCGACCTGCACCTGGGCAAATACAACGGACTTGGCGGCAAGCTGGAACCGGACGAGGACATTATCGCCGGGCTAAAACGAGAAATCCGCGAGGAGGCGGGGATTGAGTGCGAAGACCTTGTCCTGCGCGGCACCATCAGTTGGCCCGGTTTTGGCCAGGGTGGCGAAGACTGGTTTGGCTTTATTTTTCGGATTGACCGCTTTAGCGGCACGCCTTACCCTGAAAACCCGGAAGGCACGTTAGCTTGGGTGCCGGTGAAAAAAATCCTGGAACTCCCCCTATGGGCCGGCGACCGTTATTTTTTGCCGCTGGTCTTTAGTGATGACCCTCGCCAATTTCACGGCGTGATGCCCTATGATGGTGGCCAGCCGGTGAGTTGGGCCTATCATCTAATATAAACCGGCTCGATATAACTTCCATAACCGGCCTAGCGTTTCCTCTAATCGCCTCCCCAATGCCTCGCCCGGCCCCGTTGTCACATCATCCTCATTTTCAAAAACCACATAGGGTACTCGCCGGCCCTGGAGGGTGATAAATTCGGGATCGGCGGCGCTGACCTCCTCCCAATCGCTTTCTTTGTAAAGACGCTTTAGCTTCTCGTCCGGCAGGCCATGCTCCAAAATACTATCAGGCCGGTTGGGGTTGAACCGCCTGCGGTTTTTACGCAGCGACTCTGCAAAAGACACGTTAAGGTACAAAATCGTCGCTCGTGACAATACTTCTTCACTTAAATGGGCAAACGCGCGGGCAAAACCGCCGTGCTCCCTGCCCCGGGCAAACTCGATGATGGTAGTGAACCGATCATGATAGTGAGGGTTATCGCGCAGGCGTTTACTGTATTCCAGGCAAATTCGGTGGATGAGCACGTCCCACAAATAAGGCCACTTGAAATAATTGTCTGCGGTAGTATGCAGCCGGGGGTGGCCAAACCGGCTCAAGATATGGTCTTCCTCAAACCAGGCCCACAGCATCGGAAAATCGTCAATTTCCTGAAACTCACCAACGTGAAAACGTTGGCGGCGAGAATCAAGATCGGTGCGCTTCAGATAATCAATAATTTCACTTTTACCGGCAGCGGGCCGGGCAATAAGCATAAGAATATCAAAAGTGTCTTTGTTCATTTTTACCCCAAAAAACAAAACCGCCGACCCAACCAGGCCAGCGGCTAAAAATGGCTTCTGCAAAAAGCCCCCCCCGGCACCTACGGAAATGATCTTGTGAGTGTCGCGTTAGCCCAAATGCTGATGGGTGGATTTGAACCACCGACCCCGAAATTATGAGTTTCGTGCTCTAACCACTGAGCTACATCAGCCTATCCACGTGTAAATTTTAGTCAAAAGGCGATGTGTGTCAAATCAGGGCGTGGCCCTGGTATAACGAGGAAAAGAATCATGGCCAAAAAACAGTAACCACCAGGCCTCTACCGGGGTTTGGGCCGAAGGACCAATACTGACAACCTGCACATGTTGCTTGGGTGATTGGGCGACGGCTTCCGGGGTGGGCATTACTACCACCACGGTTTCGCCCGGACGCGCCCACTTTAACTCCCGGCGCGCCACTTCTTCAATGTAAAGGTCGCTGGCTACATAACTCCGCCGAGCCAGTAATGTCTGTTGATAACTATGGGCTATAGCAACTTCCTGGCCCAGGCGTTCGGCTTCCCGCTGCACCCGATAATTGGCTGCGGCCCGGCGGCCCAGGTCAATGATCAAAAAAACAGAAATAGACAAAGCAATAATGGCCACAAATTGGGCCACCGGCACTTTGGCGCTTTGCCTTTTCTTAGTCACTACTTCTCTCCCAAATGAGAATGATCATCACCACTCTGCGTGGACGTTATCATCATACCTCACCTCAAATAATATGTCAACCAAATTATGTAAACACGTAGCCGACATTATAGCACCGCTGCTATTGCCTCGTGCAACAACCCAACAATTTCGTCCAATTGCTCCTCGGTAACAATAAAAGGCGGGGCAACCATCACCTGGTCGCCTTGCAGGCCGTCAATGTTGCCGCGGACGGGATAAAGGATCAGCCCCAGGTTAAAGGCGGCATCGGCTATTTTTGGGGCAACTTTGCGCTCCGCAGGGAACGGCATTTTGGTGGCGCGGTCTGCCACAAATTCCAGCCCCCACATCAAACCCTGGCCGCGAATATCTCCCACATAGGGATGGTCGCCAAAAACGGCCCTTAATTTTTGACCTAATTTTTCTCCCTGCTGGCGAGCCGCTTCAACCAGGTTATGTTCTTGCAAATAACGCAGCACGGCCAAGCCCACTGCCGCCCCCACCGGATGATGGGAAAAGGTGCCGCCGTGCGAAAAATCACCACGCCCGGCCCAAATAGTCTGAACATCCGCGCTCTTGACCGCCGTAATAGAGAGCGGGAAATAGCCCCCGCCAACGCCTTTGGCCATGGTAATCAGGTCTGGCTCAACACCCCAGCTTTGAATGGCAAACCACTGCCCGGTCCGGCCCAACCCGGTCATTACCTCGTCAACAATGAGCAAAAGACCATAGTGATCGCAGATTTGGCGGACGAGGGGCCAGTATTCGGCCGGAGGCACGGCTGCGACCAGACTGGCCCCGCTAATCGGCTCGGCGATGAAGGCGGCAATTGTTTCCGGGCCGTTTATTTTGATGGCGTCTTCCAAAGCGTGGGCGCAACGCAAGCCGCAAGCGGGATATTCTAAGCTAAACGGGCAACGATAACAATAGGGCGGCTCGATGTGGGGCGTTTGCCACATCATTGGTTGGTAGAGTTGGCGCAAACCGGCTCGCCCGCTCACGGCCAGCGCGCCCAGAGTGGTGCCATGATAACTGTGCCAGCGAGAGATCACCAGATAGCGGTTGGCCTGGCCGCGCTCAACCTGCACCTGCCGCACAAATTTGAGCGCCGTCTCCACAGCCTCGGAGCCGCTGCCCAAATAGAAAAAACGAGGATTTTCCAGGGGTGTCACCTTAGCCAGGGCGGCGCTGTAATCTTCAAGGGCCTGGCTGGTGAACATGGTGGCGTGAACGTAAGCCACGGCTTGAGCCTGTTCGGCCAGCGCCCGGACAATCTCCGGCACAGCGTGGCCAACATTCACCAAAATGGGACCCCCGGAAGCGTCAAGGTAACGCTTGCCCTCAACGTCAAACAGATAGATACCTTCGCCGTGCGCTATCATTGGCCGAGGATGGGCCATGCGCCGGTAAAAAACGTGTCCGTTGAATTCTTTATATTCGGTCATCACTTCTGCCTCTGGGCAAATATATTTTGGTTATGAATATAAGCGTAGTTGATAAAATAAGCAAAAAGATTTGGCTGCGGTTTCCATAATGTCTGGTGGTCTGGTATAATGGTAAAAGAATGGGCGGGTTGGCGTGGTTGAGGAAAAATTAAAATTGAATTGACGCCCATTGGTGAATGTGATACACTCATTTGGTTATGGCCCGGACAACATCCGATAGCGTGTATGCGGTTACGATCCAAAATCTGGGGCTGTATCGTATCCGCGCCTTCGCTGCTTATCCCCGTTTGACCCACGCTATCTTCAGCCGCAGAGGAGGGGTTAGCCAGGAGCCTTATCATTGGTTGAACCTGGGTTCGGCCGTTGGCGATGACCCCAACGCCGTGGAAAAGAATTTTCAGCAGGCCTGCGCCGCCCTTGAGGTGTTGCCTGAGCAGGCCGTTTCGTGTCACCTGGTGCATGGCGTTGATATTTTAACCGCCACTCAGAGCCGGCGGCAGCAGTTTATGGGTAAAGCCGATGGTCTGATCACAAATGAACCAGACGTTTATCTATTTATGCGTTTTGCCGACTGCACGCCGCTTATTTTTTTTGACCCGCTGGGCGGGGCGGTTGGGTTAACCCACGCCGGTTGGCGTGGCACCATGCAAAACGCGGCCGGAGCCACGGTATCGGCTATGGTTGGCCGCCTGGGATGTCAACCGGAAAATATCATGGCCGTGATTGGGCCGGCCATTGGCCCGTGTTGTTATGAGGTAGGCCCCGATGTGATAGCGGCGGCTGAAAAAAGTTTTTCCAACTCGGCCGGGCTGTTCATTGGCGGCAATGGAAACGTTAAATTTGACATGTGGGAAGCTAACCGGCGGCAATTGGCCGCCAGCGGGGTTAAACAGATCATTCAATCGGAAATCTGCACGGCCTGCCATACGGCTGAATTCTTCTCGCACCGGGCTGAACAGGGTCGAACCGGGCGATTTGGGGTCGTCATTGGGCTAAGAGGAGCGGCCGGTGCCTAATATCACGGTAAACGTTGAAACGGTTTATCAACGGATTAACGCCGCGGTCAAACGAGCCGGGCGAAACCCCGCTGAGATAACGCTGGTGGCGGTCACCAAAACCCACTCCCTGGAAACGGTCATTGCCGCTTACCGGGCCGGGCTGCGCCATTTTGGCGAAAACCGGGTTCAGGAGGGGCGGACCAAAGTGATGGAAATGGCCGGATGGCTGGCGTGTAATTTGCCGGAACATGAAGCGCCAACCTGGCACCTGATCGGCCATTTGCAAAGCCGCCAGGTAGGAGCCGCGTTGGGCCAATTTAGCTTGATGCATGCCGTGGATAGTTTGAAGCTGGCCCAACGCCTCAACCGTCTGGCCGAACGCGACGATTACCCGCCAGTGGAGATACTGCTGGAATGTAACGTTTCGGGCGAGGCCAGCAAATATGGTTTTGCCCTTGACGCCTGGACTTCGGACAGCGGGCAATTAAACACTTTCCTGGAATCCATCGCCCACATGGCTAAGCTTGACAGAGTCGTAATCCGGGGGCTGATGACCATGGCTCCCTTGGGCGACCACCCGGAGGAAACCCGTCCGGTTTTTCAAAGCCTGGCCGGCTTAAGGGCCAGGTTGCAAAAAGAAATGCCGGAAATTGCCTGGCAACATTTGTCTATGGGCATGACGGATGATTTTGAAGTGGCAATTGAAGAAGGGGCCACAATCATTAGAGTTGGTCGCGCCCTTTTTGGAGAAAGGTTAACATGCTAAAAAACACCAAAATTTGTTTTATTGGGGCCGGGGCTATGGCCACCGCCATGATCGCCGGGGTAACCAAAAAAGGCTTAATTGAGCCAAAAAACATTATCGCCAGCGACCCCTACCCGGCCCAGCTTGAAAAATTGGCCCAACGTTACCAGATCAACACTACCCAGGACAACCTGGAGGCCGTTAAGGACCAAGACATTGTGATTTTGGCAGTCAAACCGCAAAATTTAGCTGAAATTGGGCAAGAACTGCGGGGACACATCCCTTCGAAAGCACTGGTGCTATCTATCATTGCCGGCGCCAACATTGCCAAAATCAGTCAGGCCCTCCACCACTACCGGGTGGTGCGGGTGATGCCCAACACGCCGGCGCGAGTGGGTAAAGGCATATCGGTGTGGATGGCTACAGACGAAGTCACCGAAACCCAACGACAACAATCCCAGGCCATCCTGGCCGCTTTGGGCGAAGAAATTTACGTGGATAAGGAAGATTACCTGGATATGGCCACGGCCCTCTCCGGCACCGGGCCGGCTTACGTATTTTTGTTTATGGAGGCGATGATTGACGCCGGGGTGCACATGGGGTTTTCTCGACGGGTGGCCGAACAGTTGGTTTTCCAGACCATAGAAGGTTCGGTGGCTTTTGCCCGCGATAGCGGCCGCCACGCGGCTGAGCTGCGCAATATGGTCACCTCACCGGGCGGTACCACCGCCGACGCCCTTTACCAATTGGAAAAAGGCGCGTTTAGAACCGTTCTATCAAAAGCCATCTGGGCCGCTTACAAAAAATCTCGCTACCTGGGAGGACTGGATAACAATGGCTGACTTTTTGGTGCTGCTGATAAACATAGTGTTTCAAGCCCTGTGGTGGGCCATTCTGATTAGAGTATTACTCTCTTGGTTGCCCATGGCCGGCGTGCGGATAGACCCCTACAACCCGGCCATCAGATTTCTTTATGCCATTACCGACCCTATTTTAGAACCGCTACGCAAATTCACCACCATTGGCATGATTGACCTAAGCCCTTTAGTGGCTTTGATCGGGCTGGATATTTTGAGAAGGCTTTTAATTTCTCTTTTAATATGAACCAACTCTACGTAATTTGAGGTAGCAAGGCGTATTGCGTATTGCGTAAACGGCATACGAAATATGGCATATCTATTCAAATGGAGTATTACAGGGCCAATTCCATAAAGCAGACTAGGAGAATGGACCATGCGAGAAATCCAATTTAAGATCACCAAAGCCGAAGAAGGCGCGGCCTTTGCCGTGCACGTAGTGCCTAAATCAATGAAAAACGAAGTGGTGGGCAAACATGGCGACGCCCTCAAAATCCGGTTGAAGGCCAACTCTGCCAGCGGCATTGCCAATAGTACGCTGATCAACTTTTTGGCCGACAAGCTCAAAGTTGACCGCAAAGACGTTGAGGTGGCCGCCGGCCAAACTTCAACCGAAAAAATGGTTATTGTGGTGGGCCTCACCCCGGTTGAGGTGGAAGCGCGCTTGTTGGGTTGAACAGGGTAATGGGGAACCTTTACGCCCCAACCAACGTCTTATCCGGTAAGACAAACAGGTTGGAGGTGGTTTTTGATGCGATATTTAAACAACAAAATTTGTTTTTTAATGATTATGATTTGGGTGGCTATGGCCGTTGGGGGATGTGGTTCCCGGGCCGGCCAAGATATTCCGGCGGAAACAACCATCGAAGCGCAGGCGGCCCCGACGGCTACACCTCAACCCAGCCCCACGCTGCTCAAAGAGATGATCGAGCCTATTTCCCCCGTTTCTCCCTTATCGCCGGTTCCCCCCGCGATGGCCTTTGAAAAAGTTGAACCCATTAAAGGCAGCGAAACTGCCCTGGCTGCGGCAATAGACCACCTGGCCCAACACGCCGGCGTTCCCCCCGCCAAAATCACCCTAGTTTCAATGGAAGAAAGGCAGTGGAGCGACGCCAGCCTGGGCTGTCCCCAGGAAGGGTTTATGTATGCCCAGGTGATTACCCCCGGCTACCTGATAGTGCTGGAAACCCAGGGCCGGCAGTATGAATACCATACAGACACTACCGACAACGTAGTTCTGTGTGAAGAGTAACCGGATCTTCTTTCAAGTTGACCATTGGCGATGCGGATAGCCGGATAAACCCTTGTGAATCCAAATTCTTCAATGGCCAATTGCTTTGACCACCGGCTAATTTGCGCACAAACCAGTTTCATGGTTTCATGTCCTCATACAGGATAAAATATAATTTATTCCCCAAACCTTTAAAATTCTATAACGTAAGGAGATAATTTACTATGGGTAAAGTGCGGGTGGCTATTATTGGCGTGGGAAACTGCGCTTGCGCTCTGGTGCAAGGGGTACAATATTACCGCAACGCCGCAGCGGATGAATTTGTGCCGGGCTTAATGCACGTTAACCTGGGGGGTTATCATGTAGGTGATATTGAGTTTACAGCCGGTTTTGACGTAGACGCCAACAAAGTGGGAAAAGACCTTGCGGAAGCCATTTGGGTGGAGCCAAATAATACCATAAAATTCTCCGATGTGCCTCAACTGGGCGTGCCGGTATACCGGGGGATGACCCACGATGGAATCGGCAAATATTTGGCCCAAAGAATAAAAAAGGCCGGCGGCCCAACCGACGACGTGGTAGGCATTCTCAAAGACACCAAAACCGACGTGGTGATCAGCTTTTTGCCCGTTGGCTCAGAAATGGCTACCAAATGGTACGTTGAACAGATATTAGACGCCGGCTGCGCCTTTGTTAACTGCGTGCCGGTTTTTATTGCCCGCGAGGGCTACTGGCAACGCCGCTTTGAAGAGAAAAATCTGCCCGTTATCGGCGACGACATCAAAAGCCAGGTGGGAGCCACCATCACCCATCGGGTGCTCACCCGCCTGTTCCGGGAACGAGGCGTAAGGCTTGATCACACCTACCAGCTCAACTTTGGCGGCAATATGGACTTTTTCAACATGCTGGAACGAGAACGGCTGGAATCTAAAAAAATATCCAAAACCAACGCCGTAACCAGCCAGTTGGATTATGAAATGCCCGCCGATGATGTGCATGTGGGGCCGTCGGATTATGTGCCGTGGTTGACCGACCGGAAGTTTTGCTACATCCAGATGGAGGGGACCACCTTTGGCGACGTGCCGCTGAAGGCGGAAGTCAAATTAGAAGTTTGGGACAGCCCTAATTCGGCAGGAGTGACCATTGACGCCGTGCGCTGCGCCAAGCTGGCCCTGGATAGAGGCATCTCCGGCGCGGTAATGGCTCCATCGGCCTACTTTATGAAGTCGCCGCCGGTGCAATACCACGACGACGAAGCCCGCGAACGTACCGAAGCCTTTATTGCCGGCCGGGAATTCACCCCCCGTTTTGAGCAGCCGCCTAAAACCAACGTTCCCCAAAAATAAGCCGCGTGACCCTTTTAAAACACTTTAGACCTTTAGGGTTTTGCTGACCCTAAAGGTCTTTATCAGCAAAAGGAGTAAAGAATGCCCCAGACAGAACTCGAACAACTTTGTGTTAACACTCTTCGTACCCTGGCCATTGACGGCGTGCAAAAAGCCAATTCCGGCCATCCCGGCATGCCAATGGGCGCAGCCGATATGGCTTACGTGCTCTGGAGTCAATTTTTACAGCATAATCCCAAAAATCCTGATTGGTTCAACCGGGACCGGTTTGTGCTGTCGGCCGGGCACGGCTCAATGCTGCTATACGCCCTGCTGCACCTGACCGGCTACGACTTGCCCCTGGCCGAACTAAAGCAATTTCGCCAATGGAACAGCAAAACGCCCGGCCACCCTGAATATGGCCTCACCCCTGGCGTGGAAACTACTACCGGCCCGTTAGGCCAGGGTTTTGCCAACGGCGTGGGCATGGCCATTGCCGAGGCGTTTTTAGCCGAAACCTTCAACCGCCCCGGCCATAAAATTATTGACCATTATATTTATGCCATTGTCAGCGATGGCGACTTGATGGAAGGCGTGTCTCATGAAGCGGCTTCCCTGGCCGGTCACCTGAAATTGGGCAAAATAATTTACCTGTACGACGACAACCACATTTCCATTGACGGCCGCACCGATTTATCCTTTACCGAAGACCGGCTGAAACGGTTTGAGGCTTACCATTGGCATACCCAGCAGATTGACGGCCATGACCGGGCGGCTGTAGCCCAGGCCATTAAAGCGGCCCAGGCAGTTGCCGATAAACCTTCGATCATCGCCTGCCGCACCACCATTGGCTACGGCAGCCCCAACAAGGCCAATACCGCCGGGGTGCATGGCGCTCCCCTGGGCGCGGACGAGGTCCGGCAGACCAAAGAAGCCTACGGGTGGGACCCCGATAAAACATTCTACATTCCCGATGAAGCCCTGGCCCAATTCCGCCAGGCGGTGGACCAGGGAGCCAAACGGCAAGCGGAATGGGAAGCCAAGCTGGCCGCATACGCCAAAGCCTATCCCACCGAATTTGAGCAGTTCCGCCGCGCCATTTCCGGCGAACTGCCCGAAAATTGGGAAAAGGCGTTGCCCGTTTTTGCCGCCGGTGAAAGTGTGGCCACTCGCAAGGCTTCGGGCCAAACGCTTAACGCCATTGCCCCGGTCATCCCCAACCTCATCGGCGGCTCGGCAGACCTGGCCCCCAGCAATAACACTTATTTGAAAGATTATCCCGTTTTTGGCAACGACACTTTTGCCGGTCGTAACTTTCACTTTGGCGTGCGCGAACATGGTATGGGCTCCATTCTCAACGGGATGGCTTTGCACGGCGGGGTGATCCCCTACGGCGGCACGTTTTTGGTTTTTGCCGATTATTGCCGCCCGGCTATTCGCCTGGCCGCGTTATCCCACATCCCTTCTATCTTTGTATTTACCCACGACAGCATTGGGCTGGGCGAAGACGGCCCCACCCACCAGCCGGTCGAACAAATAGCCTCGCTCCGGGCCATTCCCAACCTGCTCGTCATCCGGCCCGCCGATGCCAACGAAACCATCCATGCCTGGAAAGTGGCCCTGGAAAAACGAGATGGGCCGGTGGCTTTGCTCCTGACCCGCCAGAGCTTGCCCGTTTTCGACCGTTCTAAAATGGGCGACGCCGCCAACCTGGCCAAAGGAGCCTACGTGCTGCTGGACACCGACAAAGTGTACCCGGACGTTATCCTGATTGGCGACGGCTCAGAAGTACAACTGGCCGTGGAAGCCTACCATAAACTGGCCGAGCAGGGCATTGGGGCGCGGGTAGTGAGCATGCCTTGTTGGGAATTGTTCAAGCAACAAGCGGAGGAGTACCAAAACTCGGTGCTACCCGCTTCGGTTAAAGCCAGGGTGGGGATAGAAGCCGGGGTGACCATGGGCTGGGGACAGTGGGTTGGGCCGCAAGGGATAGTGATTGGGCTGAATCGTTTTGGCGCTTCGGCCCCATACAAAACCCTTTACCAGCAGTGGGGCTTTACCACGGAAAACGTGGTGTTGCGCGCCCTGGAGGCTATTGACAAATCTAAACGGTAGCAAAATGTCGCCTGTAGAACAGTTCAAAAAACAAGCCGCTGAAAAGGCAGTTGAGCGAGTCAGAGATGGCATGGTGCTGGGGCTGGGCACCGGCACCAGCACCAAATACGCCATCATCAAAATTGGGCAATTGTGGCAGGCGGGAGCCTTAACCGACATCGTGGGCATCCCCACCTCGCAAGAAACCGAGGCCCTGGCCAAAGAGTACGACATTCCCTTAACCACCCTTGACAAGCAGCCGGTGATTGACTTGGCCATTGACGGGGCCGATGAGATTGACCCTAACCTTGACCTGATCAAAGGTTTGGGCGGCGCGCTGGTTCGGGAAAAAATCATTGAGATCGCCGCCAAATCTTTGATTATTGTGGCGGATAGCCGCAAGCAGGTCAAAAAGTTAGGCACACGCAGCCCGTTACCCGTGGAAGTGCTCCAATTTGCCTGGAAAGCTCAGGCTGGCTGGCTGGCCAGCCTGGGTTGCACGGCTGTTTTACGCGGCAGCGAAAAGAACCCTTACGTCACCAATAATCACCACTACATTCTTGATTGCACGTTTCCCCACGGCCT from Anaerolineae bacterium encodes the following:
- the pgeF gene encoding peptidoglycan editing factor PgeF — its product is MARTTSDSVYAVTIQNLGLYRIRAFAAYPRLTHAIFSRRGGVSQEPYHWLNLGSAVGDDPNAVEKNFQQACAALEVLPEQAVSCHLVHGVDILTATQSRRQQFMGKADGLITNEPDVYLFMRFADCTPLIFFDPLGGAVGLTHAGWRGTMQNAAGATVSAMVGRLGCQPENIMAVIGPAIGPCCYEVGPDVIAAAEKSFSNSAGLFIGGNGNVKFDMWEANRRQLAASGVKQIIQSEICTACHTAEFFSHRAEQGRTGRFGVVIGLRGAAGA
- the rpiA gene encoding ribose 5-phosphate isomerase A, giving the protein MSPVEQFKKQAAEKAVERVRDGMVLGLGTGTSTKYAIIKIGQLWQAGALTDIVGIPTSQETEALAKEYDIPLTTLDKQPVIDLAIDGADEIDPNLDLIKGLGGALVREKIIEIAAKSLIIVADSRKQVKKLGTRSPLPVEVLQFAWKAQAGWLASLGCTAVLRGSEKNPYVTNNHHYILDCTFPHGLDNPAELDVMLNNRPGLVGHGLFLNMATEAIIAGEDGIRVIRK
- a CDS encoding aspartate aminotransferase family protein; amino-acid sequence: MTEYKEFNGHVFYRRMAHPRPMIAHGEGIYLFDVEGKRYLDASGGPILVNVGHAVPEIVRALAEQAQAVAYVHATMFTSQALEDYSAALAKVTPLENPRFFYLGSGSEAVETALKFVRQVQVERGQANRYLVISRWHSYHGTTLGALAVSGRAGLRQLYQPMMWQTPHIEPPYCYRCPFSLEYPACGLRCAHALEDAIKINGPETIAAFIAEPISGASLVAAVPPAEYWPLVRQICDHYGLLLIVDEVMTGLGRTGQWFAIQSWGVEPDLITMAKGVGGGYFPLSITAVKSADVQTIWAGRGDFSHGGTFSHHPVGAAVGLAVLRYLQEHNLVEAARQQGEKLGQKLRAVFGDHPYVGDIRGQGLMWGLEFVADRATKMPFPAERKVAPKIADAAFNLGLILYPVRGNIDGLQGDQVMVAPPFIVTEEQLDEIVGLLHEAIAAVL
- a CDS encoding YggT family protein, giving the protein MADFLVLLINIVFQALWWAILIRVLLSWLPMAGVRIDPYNPAIRFLYAITDPILEPLRKFTTIGMIDLSPLVALIGLDILRRLLISLLI
- the tkt gene encoding transketolase → MPQTELEQLCVNTLRTLAIDGVQKANSGHPGMPMGAADMAYVLWSQFLQHNPKNPDWFNRDRFVLSAGHGSMLLYALLHLTGYDLPLAELKQFRQWNSKTPGHPEYGLTPGVETTTGPLGQGFANGVGMAIAEAFLAETFNRPGHKIIDHYIYAIVSDGDLMEGVSHEAASLAGHLKLGKIIYLYDDNHISIDGRTDLSFTEDRLKRFEAYHWHTQQIDGHDRAAVAQAIKAAQAVADKPSIIACRTTIGYGSPNKANTAGVHGAPLGADEVRQTKEAYGWDPDKTFYIPDEALAQFRQAVDQGAKRQAEWEAKLAAYAKAYPTEFEQFRRAISGELPENWEKALPVFAAGESVATRKASGQTLNAIAPVIPNLIGGSADLAPSNNTYLKDYPVFGNDTFAGRNFHFGVREHGMGSILNGMALHGGVIPYGGTFLVFADYCRPAIRLAALSHIPSIFVFTHDSIGLGEDGPTHQPVEQIASLRAIPNLLVIRPADANETIHAWKVALEKRDGPVALLLTRQSLPVFDRSKMGDAANLAKGAYVLLDTDKVYPDVILIGDGSEVQLAVEAYHKLAEQGIGARVVSMPCWELFKQQAEEYQNSVLPASVKARVGIEAGVTMGWGQWVGPQGIVIGLNRFGASAPYKTLYQQWGFTTENVVLRALEAIDKSKR
- a CDS encoding inositol-3-phosphate synthase codes for the protein MGKVRVAIIGVGNCACALVQGVQYYRNAAADEFVPGLMHVNLGGYHVGDIEFTAGFDVDANKVGKDLAEAIWVEPNNTIKFSDVPQLGVPVYRGMTHDGIGKYLAQRIKKAGGPTDDVVGILKDTKTDVVISFLPVGSEMATKWYVEQILDAGCAFVNCVPVFIAREGYWQRRFEEKNLPVIGDDIKSQVGATITHRVLTRLFRERGVRLDHTYQLNFGGNMDFFNMLERERLESKKISKTNAVTSQLDYEMPADDVHVGPSDYVPWLTDRKFCYIQMEGTTFGDVPLKAEVKLEVWDSPNSAGVTIDAVRCAKLALDRGISGAVMAPSAYFMKSPPVQYHDDEARERTEAFIAGREFTPRFEQPPKTNVPQK
- a CDS encoding septum formation initiator family protein; this encodes MTKKRQSAKVPVAQFVAIIALSISVFLIIDLGRRAAANYRVQREAERLGQEVAIAHSYQQTLLARRSYVASDLYIEEVARRELKWARPGETVVVVMPTPEAVAQSPKQHVQVVSIGPSAQTPVEAWWLLFFGHDSFPRYTRATP
- a CDS encoding YggS family pyridoxal phosphate-dependent enzyme, translated to MPNITVNVETVYQRINAAVKRAGRNPAEITLVAVTKTHSLETVIAAYRAGLRHFGENRVQEGRTKVMEMAGWLACNLPEHEAPTWHLIGHLQSRQVGAALGQFSLMHAVDSLKLAQRLNRLAERDDYPPVEILLECNVSGEASKYGFALDAWTSDSGQLNTFLESIAHMAKLDRVVIRGLMTMAPLGDHPEETRPVFQSLAGLRARLQKEMPEIAWQHLSMGMTDDFEVAIEEGATIIRVGRALFGERLTC
- a CDS encoding DUF167 domain-containing protein, which encodes MREIQFKITKAEEGAAFAVHVVPKSMKNEVVGKHGDALKIRLKANSASGIANSTLINFLADKLKVDRKDVEVAAGQTSTEKMVIVVGLTPVEVEARLLG
- a CDS encoding 8-oxo-dGTP diphosphatase → MPYTPILATLGYVMSADGAEVLLIHRNSRAGDLHLGKYNGLGGKLEPDEDIIAGLKREIREEAGIECEDLVLRGTISWPGFGQGGEDWFGFIFRIDRFSGTPYPENPEGTLAWVPVKKILELPLWAGDRYFLPLVFSDDPRQFHGVMPYDGGQPVSWAYHLI
- a CDS encoding pyrroline-5-carboxylate reductase; the protein is MLKNTKICFIGAGAMATAMIAGVTKKGLIEPKNIIASDPYPAQLEKLAQRYQINTTQDNLEAVKDQDIVILAVKPQNLAEIGQELRGHIPSKALVLSIIAGANIAKISQALHHYRVVRVMPNTPARVGKGISVWMATDEVTETQRQQSQAILAALGEEIYVDKEDYLDMATALSGTGPAYVFLFMEAMIDAGVHMGFSRRVAEQLVFQTIEGSVAFARDSGRHAAELRNMVTSPGGTTADALYQLEKGAFRTVLSKAIWAAYKKSRYLGGLDNNG